From Pontibacillus yanchengensis, the proteins below share one genomic window:
- a CDS encoding nucleotidyltransferase-like protein: MEDVLRPIYQERASQKNTLGILLIEKKKPISPLTDNFDVILLIVVRDAEQPWFVKHYEFGDKIAAMHIVEENQLLQWVDTSAYRRAVEWVIEGKVLFDRNDYIQSLKENLRNFPLEKRDLKKVIEFAKLIRSYHECKDLFESQQYMDAFSRMVHSLHYLARLSVIEKGFHPEVTVWNQVKQIEPEIYKLHQELIQSTESLDKRVQLMLLATEFAINSRTINCTRHFIQIMGEKDEAWTYGELMIHPRIQSYSLDLGALLEYLVEKEVVETVQIETKGQHIYHRKYQLRQN; encoded by the coding sequence ATGGAAGATGTGTTACGTCCGATTTACCAGGAACGTGCCAGCCAAAAAAATACCTTAGGGATTTTATTAATAGAAAAGAAAAAACCAATTAGTCCGTTAACAGATAACTTTGACGTTATTCTACTTATAGTAGTGAGAGATGCAGAACAACCTTGGTTTGTGAAGCACTACGAATTTGGAGATAAAATAGCTGCTATGCATATAGTGGAGGAAAATCAATTACTACAATGGGTGGATACAAGTGCTTATCGCCGAGCAGTAGAATGGGTGATAGAAGGGAAGGTTCTGTTTGATCGCAATGATTACATACAATCCCTAAAGGAAAATCTCCGCAACTTTCCACTAGAAAAAAGGGATTTAAAAAAGGTGATTGAATTTGCTAAGCTCATCCGTAGCTATCATGAATGCAAAGACTTATTTGAATCCCAGCAGTATATGGATGCATTTAGTCGTATGGTTCATTCCTTACATTATTTAGCGAGACTTTCTGTTATTGAAAAAGGGTTCCACCCTGAAGTGACTGTTTGGAATCAAGTGAAGCAAATAGAACCCGAAATCTATAAACTACATCAAGAATTAATCCAAAGTACAGAGTCGTTAGATAAACGAGTGCAATTAATGTTACTTGCCACAGAGTTTGCAATTAACTCCAGAACCATTAATTGCACTCGTCACTTCATACAAATAATGGGGGAAAAAGATGAAGCTTGGACGTATGGGGAGTTAATGATTCATCCAAGGATTCAATCGTACTCACTTGATTTAGGAGCGCTTTTGGAGTATTTGGTAGAAAAAGAAGTTGTAGAAACGGTTCAAATAGAAACAAAGGGCCAGCACATTTATCATCGAAAATATCAATTAAGACAAAACTAA